From Micromonospora rhizosphaerae, the proteins below share one genomic window:
- a CDS encoding DUF4383 domain-containing protein — translation MRERAPARPRPRIKAVAAAVAAVFVLIGVLGFVPGITTHYDELTFAGRHSGAKLLWTFQVSILLNALHLLSGLLGLVLARRLAGARVFLAGGGAAYLGLWLYGFAIDRHGPLNFIPVNEPDNWLHLFLGFGMLVLGLLLSNDVGTGGRLDTPIDRP, via the coding sequence GTGCGCGAACGCGCCCCGGCCCGCCCGCGGCCCCGGATCAAGGCGGTCGCCGCAGCGGTGGCCGCCGTCTTCGTCCTGATCGGTGTGCTCGGGTTCGTCCCCGGCATCACCACGCACTACGACGAGCTGACCTTCGCCGGCCGCCACTCGGGGGCGAAGCTGCTCTGGACGTTCCAGGTGTCGATCCTGCTCAACGCGCTGCACCTGCTCTCCGGCCTGCTCGGGCTGGTGCTGGCCCGCCGGCTGGCCGGGGCCCGGGTCTTCCTGGCCGGCGGCGGTGCCGCCTACCTCGGCCTCTGGCTCTACGGCTTCGCCATCGACCGGCACGGCCCCCTCAACTTCATCCCGGTCAACGAGCCGGACAACTGGCTGCACCTCTTCCTCGGCTTCGGCATGCTCGTCCTGGGGCTGCTGCTCTCCAACGACGTCGGCACCGGCGGCCGGCTGGACACCCCGATCGACCGTCCCTGA
- a CDS encoding HPP family protein, with translation MPAEIDQTPSRPAARAFGGSAVAVVVAGTVALLTRQPWLFPSLGPAIMLHVEQPGKPESSPRNTVIGHLVALLAAYALLVVTGLADHPSALQEGVSGLRIVAAAGSLAVTAAVLVLLNAAHPPAGATTLIVSLGLLHTPTQLVTAFAAVLLVTLVDLLFNRATGRQMPLWRAPREREERSGAEPRSREQKGIREREERSGAEPRSREQMTTPAKEG, from the coding sequence ATGCCTGCCGAGATCGATCAGACGCCGTCCCGGCCCGCCGCGCGGGCGTTCGGCGGCAGTGCGGTCGCCGTGGTGGTGGCCGGCACCGTCGCCCTGCTGACCCGGCAACCCTGGCTCTTCCCGAGCCTCGGGCCGGCGATCATGCTGCACGTCGAACAGCCCGGCAAGCCGGAGTCGTCACCCCGAAACACCGTCATCGGGCACCTGGTGGCGCTGCTCGCCGCGTACGCCCTCCTGGTCGTCACCGGGCTCGCGGACCACCCGTCCGCGCTCCAGGAAGGGGTCTCCGGGCTGCGGATCGTCGCCGCGGCCGGCTCGCTCGCCGTCACCGCCGCGGTGCTGGTGCTGCTCAACGCCGCCCACCCGCCGGCCGGCGCGACCACACTGATCGTGAGCCTCGGGCTGCTGCACACCCCCACCCAACTGGTGACCGCGTTCGCGGCCGTGCTCCTGGTGACGCTGGTCGACCTGCTCTTCAACCGGGCCACCGGCCGGCAGATGCCGCTCTGGCGGGCACCCCGTGAGCGCGAGGAGCGCAGCGGAGCGGAGCCCCGCAGTCGCGAGCAAAAAGGCATCCGTGAGCGCGAGGAGCGCAGCGGAGCGGAGCCCCGCAGTCGCGAGCAAATGACCACCCCGGCCAAGGAGGGATGA
- a CDS encoding DUF6766 family protein, with translation MPRWLRGNALSAAMLGAFVVFLLLQSVFGWQTHNEELAEYGAAPLSWWAYLGTGHFAEAVFENWESEFLQMGGYVLLTAYLVQKGSAESKPEDQGDRPEDDPRRAGPDSPWPVRVGGLPQVIYRNSLSLALLLIFAGSFLGHLFGGVVQYNEEQALQSGADPISAWQFLGTSDFWFQSMQNWQSEFLAVGVLILLSIFLRQHASPESKPVTAAHAETGA, from the coding sequence ATGCCACGGTGGTTGCGGGGGAACGCGCTCAGCGCCGCCATGCTCGGCGCGTTCGTGGTCTTTTTGCTGTTACAGAGCGTGTTCGGTTGGCAGACCCACAACGAGGAGCTGGCCGAGTACGGCGCGGCGCCGCTGAGCTGGTGGGCCTACCTCGGCACCGGGCACTTCGCCGAGGCGGTCTTCGAGAACTGGGAGTCGGAGTTCCTCCAGATGGGCGGCTACGTGCTGCTCACCGCGTACCTGGTGCAGAAGGGATCGGCCGAGTCGAAGCCCGAGGACCAGGGCGACCGGCCCGAGGACGACCCGCGCCGGGCCGGGCCCGACTCTCCCTGGCCGGTACGGGTGGGCGGGCTCCCCCAGGTCATCTACCGCAACAGCCTCTCGCTGGCGCTGCTGCTGATCTTCGCGGGCTCGTTCCTCGGCCACCTGTTCGGCGGGGTGGTGCAGTACAACGAGGAGCAGGCGCTGCAGAGCGGAGCAGACCCGATCAGCGCGTGGCAGTTCCTCGGCACCAGCGACTTCTGGTTCCAGTCGATGCAGAACTGGCAGAGCGAGTTCCTCGCCGTCGGCGTGCTGATCCTGCTGAGCATCTTCCTTCGCCAGCACGCGAGCCCGGAGTCGAAGCCGGTCACCGCCGCCCACGCCGAGACCGGCGCCTGA
- a CDS encoding cyclase, with protein MASKGTKWAVAGGATVAAVGVGRLVARRRQQLERKDGWYVVHRGITVDRPVDEVIGFWTDRERLDRALAEWATLKQLDDNRFRCVARDRARGGTEWRAEITVDGPGRLSWRVIEGPIPQQGRIELVRAQQDGGTDIRAEMRWRSDPARRALELTNGRDPARALQDALRRIKSLIESG; from the coding sequence ATGGCCAGCAAGGGAACAAAGTGGGCCGTGGCCGGCGGCGCCACGGTGGCCGCGGTCGGTGTCGGTCGGCTGGTGGCCCGGCGCCGGCAGCAGCTTGAGCGGAAGGACGGCTGGTACGTCGTCCATCGGGGGATCACCGTGGACCGCCCGGTGGACGAGGTGATCGGCTTCTGGACCGACCGGGAACGGCTCGACCGGGCGCTGGCCGAGTGGGCGACCCTCAAACAGCTCGATGACAACCGGTTCCGCTGCGTGGCCCGCGACCGGGCCCGCGGCGGCACCGAGTGGCGTGCCGAGATCACCGTTGACGGTCCGGGCCGGCTGAGTTGGCGGGTGATCGAGGGGCCAATCCCCCAGCAGGGGCGGATCGAGCTGGTGAGGGCCCAGCAGGACGGGGGCACTGACATCCGGGCCGAGATGCGTTGGCGCTCCGACCCGGCGCGTCGGGCGCTGGAGCTGACCAATGGCAGGGATCCGGCCCGCGCGTTGCAGGATGCGCTGCGCCGGATCAAGTCGCTGATCGAGTCCGGCTAG
- a CDS encoding GNAT family N-acetyltransferase — protein sequence MLIEPRPAIDPEIAALVAAQQRELREADGGLDGQATLTHDDIRYLVVVVDGRAVACGGIQALDGDTGELKRMYVRPAYRGRGIARQLLAALEELAFQQDHSVVCLETGTYLPAAIGLYTSCGYEPVPVYGEYVDNPYSVCFAKRLPVAA from the coding sequence ATGCTGATCGAACCCCGCCCCGCCATCGATCCCGAGATCGCCGCCCTGGTCGCGGCCCAGCAGCGCGAGCTGCGCGAGGCCGATGGCGGGCTGGACGGGCAGGCCACGCTGACCCACGACGACATCCGCTACCTGGTCGTGGTGGTTGACGGCCGGGCGGTGGCCTGCGGCGGGATCCAGGCGCTGGACGGCGACACCGGGGAGCTGAAGCGGATGTACGTCCGCCCGGCGTACCGGGGGCGGGGCATCGCCCGGCAGTTGCTGGCGGCGCTGGAGGAGCTGGCCTTCCAGCAGGACCACTCGGTGGTCTGCCTGGAGACCGGGACGTACCTGCCGGCCGCGATCGGGCTCTACACCTCCTGCGGCTACGAGCCGGTCCCGGTCTACGGCGAGTACGTCGACAACCCGTACAGCGTCTGCTTCGCCAAGCGGCTGCCGGTCGCCGCCTGA
- a CDS encoding phage holin family protein, producing MSMPTQGSGLDSGYHPDSGARHTADEVRGSSLGELMRQVTSDLSTLMRQEVELAKAEIRQEGRKAGKAAGLFGGAGFGGYMVALFLSIALAAGLSNVMDPGWAALIVAVIWAAIAAVLYSMARKNAERIRGLKQTNDSVQRIPDALKPHPEGVTR from the coding sequence ATGAGCATGCCGACGCAGGGGTCCGGCCTGGACTCCGGGTACCACCCCGACTCGGGCGCCCGGCACACCGCGGACGAGGTCCGCGGCAGCTCCCTCGGCGAGCTGATGCGCCAGGTGACCAGCGACCTCTCCACGCTGATGCGGCAGGAGGTCGAACTTGCCAAGGCGGAGATCCGCCAGGAGGGCAGGAAGGCGGGCAAGGCCGCCGGGCTCTTCGGCGGCGCCGGCTTCGGCGGCTACATGGTGGCGCTCTTCCTCTCGATCGCGCTCGCGGCCGGGCTGTCCAACGTGATGGACCCGGGCTGGGCGGCGCTGATCGTGGCCGTCATCTGGGCCGCGATCGCGGCGGTCCTCTACTCCATGGCCAGGAAGAACGCCGAGCGGATTCGCGGCCTCAAGCAGACCAACGACAGCGTGCAGCGCATCCCCGACGCGCTCAAGCCGCACCCCGAGGGAGTCACCCGATGA
- the rpmA gene encoding 50S ribosomal protein L27, whose amino-acid sequence MAHKKGASSSRNGRDSAAQRLGVKRFGGQVVSAGEILIRQRGTKFHPGDLVGRGGDDTLFALAAGSVQFGTKRGRKTVSIVPQQ is encoded by the coding sequence ATGGCTCACAAAAAGGGTGCGTCCAGCTCGCGTAACGGCCGTGACTCCGCGGCCCAGCGGCTCGGCGTGAAGCGCTTCGGTGGTCAGGTCGTCAGCGCGGGTGAGATCCTCATCCGTCAGCGTGGCACCAAGTTCCACCCCGGTGACCTGGTCGGCCGCGGTGGCGATGACACGCTCTTCGCGCTGGCCGCCGGCTCGGTCCAGTTCGGCACCAAGCGCGGTCGCAAGACCGTCAGCATCGTGCCGCAGCAGTAG
- the obgE gene encoding GTPase ObgE, whose protein sequence is MTTFVDRVVLHLQAGDGGHGCTSIHREKFKPFGGPDGGNGGHGGTVSLVVDPQVHTLLDFHFRPHVKAENGKGGSGSNRDGANGADLVLKVPNGTVVQTHDGEVLADLVGAGTTFEAARGGRGGRGNASLANSRRKVPGFAELGEPGDRLDVVLELKSVADVGLVGFPSAGKSSLISVISAAKPKIADYPFTTLVPNLGVVRVDNHTFTVADVPGLIPGAAMGKGLGLEFLRHVERCSVLVHVVDTATLEPGRDPLADIETIEAELAQYGGLADRPRLVALNKIDVPDGRDLAEIVRPDLEARGFRVFEISTATREGLKELTYAMAELVEQARAAAPPAEPTRIVIRPKAVDDAGFTIEAEPDGSFTVRGARPERWVLQTNFDNDEAVGYLADRLARLGVEEKLAKAGANPGDLVRIGDREFDWQPTVLAEFVPSVRGADVRLEERPTRLSAAERLAARKARRQRPADEVEAATQEADDDEDWE, encoded by the coding sequence GTGACGACGTTCGTTGACCGGGTCGTCCTGCATCTGCAGGCCGGCGACGGCGGGCACGGCTGTACCTCGATCCACCGGGAGAAGTTCAAGCCCTTCGGCGGGCCGGACGGTGGCAACGGCGGGCACGGCGGCACCGTCTCGCTGGTCGTCGACCCGCAGGTGCACACCCTGCTCGACTTCCACTTCCGCCCGCACGTCAAGGCCGAGAACGGCAAGGGCGGCTCCGGCTCGAACCGGGACGGCGCCAACGGCGCCGACCTGGTGCTCAAGGTCCCGAACGGCACGGTGGTGCAGACCCACGACGGTGAGGTGCTGGCCGACCTGGTCGGCGCGGGCACCACTTTCGAGGCGGCCCGCGGCGGTCGCGGCGGTCGCGGCAACGCCTCGCTGGCCAACTCCCGGCGCAAGGTGCCCGGCTTCGCCGAGCTGGGTGAGCCCGGCGACCGGCTGGACGTGGTGCTGGAGCTGAAGAGCGTCGCCGACGTCGGCCTGGTGGGTTTCCCCTCGGCCGGCAAGTCGTCGCTGATCTCGGTCATATCCGCCGCCAAGCCGAAGATCGCCGACTACCCGTTCACCACCCTGGTGCCGAACCTGGGCGTGGTCCGGGTGGACAATCACACCTTCACCGTCGCCGACGTGCCGGGTCTGATCCCGGGAGCGGCGATGGGCAAGGGCCTCGGGCTGGAGTTCCTCCGGCACGTGGAGCGGTGCTCCGTGCTGGTGCACGTGGTGGACACCGCGACGCTGGAGCCGGGCCGGGACCCGCTCGCCGACATCGAGACCATCGAGGCCGAGCTGGCCCAGTACGGCGGCCTCGCGGACCGGCCCCGGCTGGTGGCGCTGAACAAGATCGACGTACCGGATGGGCGGGACCTCGCCGAGATCGTCCGGCCGGACCTGGAGGCACGCGGCTTCCGGGTCTTCGAGATCTCCACGGCCACCCGCGAGGGGCTCAAGGAGCTGACGTACGCGATGGCCGAGCTGGTCGAGCAGGCCCGCGCGGCGGCGCCGCCGGCGGAGCCGACCCGGATCGTCATCCGCCCGAAGGCGGTCGACGACGCGGGCTTCACCATCGAGGCGGAGCCGGACGGCTCGTTCACCGTCCGGGGCGCCCGGCCCGAGCGCTGGGTCCTGCAGACGAACTTCGACAACGACGAGGCCGTCGGCTACCTGGCCGACCGGTTGGCCCGCCTCGGCGTCGAGGAGAAGCTGGCCAAGGCCGGCGCCAACCCCGGCGACCTGGTGCGGATCGGCGACCGGGAGTTCGACTGGCAGCCCACCGTCCTCGCCGAATTCGTCCCGAGCGTCCGGGGCGCCGACGTACGGCTGGAGGAGAGGCCGACGCGCCTCTCCGCCGCCGAGCGGCTGGCCGCGCGCAAGGCGCGCCGGCAGCGCCCGGCCGACGAGGTCGAGGCGGCGACGCAGGAAGCGGACGACGACGAGGACTGGGAATAG
- a CDS encoding DUF3618 domain-containing protein, which translates to MSTDPDQIRREIEATRNSLSSDVDALAYKVSPSRIVDDRKQRVRHALQNVRDKVMGTASDLGHSTGHTALGDHASTAAATVGDKAHSAASAVGDAAHRAPHVLREKSEGNPMAAGLIAFGVGMLVSSLIPATRREQQVATQVREKAGEHGGVVKEKLGEVAGEIKEELREPAQQATESVKATAQDAVQTVRDDTRSAAQDVKDQAQQSREQVRY; encoded by the coding sequence ATGAGCACCGATCCCGATCAGATCCGCCGGGAGATCGAAGCCACCCGCAACAGCCTGAGCTCGGACGTGGACGCGCTGGCGTACAAGGTCAGCCCGAGCCGCATCGTCGACGACCGCAAGCAGCGCGTGCGCCACGCGCTCCAGAACGTGAGGGACAAGGTGATGGGAACCGCTTCGGACCTGGGCCACAGCACCGGCCACACCGCCCTGGGCGACCACGCCTCCACGGCGGCCGCCACGGTCGGCGACAAGGCACACTCGGCCGCCTCGGCCGTCGGTGACGCCGCCCACCGGGCCCCGCACGTGCTACGGGAGAAGTCCGAGGGCAACCCGATGGCCGCCGGCCTGATCGCGTTCGGCGTGGGCATGCTGGTCTCCTCGCTGATCCCGGCCACCCGTCGCGAACAGCAGGTGGCGACGCAGGTCCGGGAGAAGGCCGGCGAGCACGGCGGCGTGGTGAAGGAGAAGCTGGGCGAGGTCGCCGGCGAGATCAAGGAAGAGCTGCGCGAGCCGGCGCAGCAGGCCACCGAGTCGGTGAAGGCCACCGCGCAGGACGCCGTGCAGACGGTCAGGGACGACACCAGGTCGGCCGCGCAGGACGTGAAGGACCAGGCGCAGCAGTCCCGCGAACAGGTCCGCTACTGA